A section of the Bifidobacterium sp. ESL0745 genome encodes:
- a CDS encoding LytTR family DNA-binding domain-containing protein: MLSVAVVEDDVVFSALLESYIKRYAAERHMKIDVVRFADGAAFLEGFHRQFQIVFMDVVMPHINGIETAKRMRRQDADVCLVFITSMSQYAIHGYEVAALDYVVKPLDYDLFVIKMDRAVSSVHVDAAFVIQQVGGMQSVRYSTIMYVESQKHYIVLHTTAGDLRMRGTISSIVDSFKAQGFAMIRKSILVNMAYVIAVDATGVTLDGVSERLPVSRTCRADFRKALTVFVARRA, translated from the coding sequence ATGCTCAGCGTCGCGGTTGTCGAAGATGATGTCGTTTTCTCCGCGTTGTTGGAGAGCTATATCAAGCGGTATGCCGCCGAACGCCATATGAAGATCGATGTCGTTCGTTTTGCAGATGGCGCCGCCTTCCTCGAAGGGTTTCACCGGCAGTTCCAGATTGTGTTTATGGACGTCGTCATGCCGCATATCAATGGGATTGAGACCGCCAAACGCATGCGTCGGCAGGATGCGGATGTCTGTCTTGTTTTTATTACCAGCATGTCGCAGTATGCCATTCATGGTTACGAGGTGGCGGCGCTTGACTATGTGGTGAAGCCGCTGGATTACGATTTGTTTGTGATCAAGATGGATCGCGCGGTGAGCAGCGTGCACGTAGATGCCGCATTTGTCATACAACAGGTCGGTGGCATGCAATCAGTGCGCTATTCCACCATCATGTATGTCGAAAGCCAAAAACACTACATCGTGTTGCATACCACTGCAGGCGACTTGCGTATGCGGGGCACTATCAGCTCGATTGTGGATTCGTTCAAGGCCCAGGGTTTCGCGATGATTCGCAAATCCATACTGGTCAACATGGCCTATGTCATTGCCGTCGATGCCACAGGAGTGACATTGGATGGCGTCAGCGAACGGCTGCCGGTTTCACGCACCTGCCGTGCCGATTTCCGTAAGGCGCTGACGGTGTTTGTGGCGAGGAGGGCCTGA
- a CDS encoding ATP-binding protein: MCSEIIAVAGATVNAAAIANTVTIAENAQTGSAINGILWFFNACGFLFEMLIALAMFVWRLERKRHFAIRFTCSAAVMIAIAIAWTKFIPSNAWTLIARCTLFYAMCYITLLVCMELNARQALFYLVAGVATQHLAYCAALIVVMLVNPGNYSIGTSISSLIYPLALIPCFAIAYWLFARPLAHTVPDSSLSSHMLLLFIGVLLCVNVFACLFDGFVAGQQLPYLAYMMCVLTRLVTCSFLLMLLREIVERSQAERDGAVLQQLLNQQKSQMARDRETINLINVKTHDLKKQLTSLGNKIGKDEITGLNNLVDIYDSSVRTGNETLDILLAQKSLICEQRGISFERLIDGHAIDFMKPADIYALFGNAMDNALEALSRLDQSDKTTPRTIRMQVKHDKGVTVIHIANPYQGTLTFDHDLPVTTKSDSRYHGFGMRSIQLVVEHYHGALSIETQHQWFSLNIVLSGE, encoded by the coding sequence ATGTGCTCTGAAATCATCGCCGTAGCCGGCGCCACAGTTAATGCCGCAGCCATCGCCAACACGGTAACCATCGCGGAAAACGCTCAAACAGGTTCGGCAATCAATGGCATCCTATGGTTTTTCAATGCTTGCGGGTTCCTCTTCGAAATGCTCATCGCCTTGGCAATGTTCGTGTGGAGGCTGGAACGCAAGCGGCATTTCGCGATTCGCTTCACTTGCTCGGCCGCAGTGATGATCGCCATCGCCATCGCGTGGACGAAATTCATACCCAGTAACGCCTGGACCCTTATCGCGCGCTGCACGCTCTTTTATGCGATGTGTTACATCACACTGCTGGTGTGCATGGAGCTGAACGCCCGTCAGGCCTTGTTCTATCTCGTCGCAGGCGTGGCCACGCAGCATCTCGCCTATTGCGCGGCGCTAATCGTGGTCATGCTGGTCAATCCGGGCAACTACAGCATCGGCACATCCATTTCGTCACTGATCTACCCGCTGGCGCTCATACCCTGTTTCGCCATCGCCTACTGGCTTTTCGCCCGCCCGTTGGCGCACACTGTGCCGGATTCCAGTCTGAGCTCGCATATGCTGCTTCTGTTCATCGGCGTCCTGCTGTGTGTCAACGTCTTCGCCTGCCTGTTCGACGGCTTCGTGGCCGGCCAGCAACTGCCGTATCTCGCCTACATGATGTGTGTGTTGACACGGTTGGTGACCTGTTCCTTCCTGCTGATGCTGCTGCGTGAAATCGTCGAACGCAGCCAGGCCGAACGCGACGGCGCGGTGCTCCAGCAGCTGCTCAACCAGCAGAAATCGCAGATGGCCCGCGACAGAGAGACCATCAATCTCATCAACGTCAAGACGCACGACCTCAAGAAACAGTTGACAAGTCTGGGAAACAAAATCGGCAAGGATGAAATCACTGGGCTTAACAATCTCGTGGACATCTACGACAGCTCCGTGCGCACCGGCAACGAGACGCTTGACATACTGCTGGCACAGAAATCACTGATCTGCGAGCAACGCGGCATCTCGTTCGAACGCCTCATTGACGGCCACGCCATCGATTTCATGAAACCGGCCGACATCTACGCCCTGTTCGGCAACGCGATGGACAACGCGTTGGAGGCGCTGAGCCGGCTCGACCAGTCCGACAAGACGACGCCCCGCACGATACGCATGCAGGTCAAGCACGACAAAGGCGTAACCGTCATCCACATCGCCAATCCGTACCAAGGCACCCTCACTTTCGACCACGACCTGCCCGTCACCACCAAAAGCGACAGCCGCTACCATGGCTTCGGCATGCGTTCCATTCAGTTGGTCGTGGAGCACTATCACGGGGCGCTGAGCATCGAGACGCAGCATCAATGGTTCTCGCTCAATATCGTATTGAGTGGCGAATAG
- a CDS encoding ATP-binding protein, whose protein sequence is MDFKQLFVIGVQHGYILQILIAEFLFMVPLKKPHGFAVRLIIGLLVALPCMVVVPNIVSMFVSGFFSLTIFLLTLAMWKVVLRRGFREVLFCCIGAQLMQNLSYNIESLIYHLFPDAFTPLPWLCLSIGCMALTYSVCFVVFVQRMNMDGAEGINGIYVYPFAVLCALFTYLMQYSFQVYGIDRIWVVRPPLILCCLAGLCVQSGLVALKTGADERLLLERMLRGEARQYRIERESMDLINMKAHDLKHQIARIRAHGSTDDAELDNIEALVARYENQFDTGNRDLDLVLGQKQLLCKQSDINLTVIAQGEAVSFLQPADLSSLFGNLLDNAIEHERTVSPASRRSIAVSIRAKGAMDSVSVENYAPDVKNQKTWVEGLPHTTKGDIDNHGFGLRSVRYLVRKYDGTLQLGVSHDCFVANILFPSQSNLVKK, encoded by the coding sequence ATGGATTTCAAGCAGTTGTTCGTCATCGGCGTGCAGCACGGCTATATCCTGCAGATCCTCATCGCCGAATTCCTGTTCATGGTGCCGTTGAAGAAGCCGCACGGATTTGCGGTGCGGCTTATCATAGGCTTGCTGGTCGCCTTGCCGTGCATGGTGGTCGTACCCAATATCGTCAGTATGTTCGTCTCCGGCTTTTTCTCGCTGACGATATTCCTGCTGACCTTGGCGATGTGGAAAGTGGTTCTTCGACGGGGTTTCCGTGAGGTGCTGTTTTGCTGTATCGGTGCGCAGCTGATGCAGAACCTTTCATATAACATTGAAAGCCTGATTTATCATTTGTTCCCGGATGCGTTCACCCCATTGCCATGGCTGTGCCTTTCCATCGGTTGCATGGCCCTGACGTACTCGGTGTGCTTTGTCGTTTTTGTCCAGCGGATGAACATGGACGGTGCCGAAGGCATCAACGGCATCTACGTGTATCCGTTTGCCGTGTTGTGCGCGCTGTTCACCTACCTTATGCAGTATTCGTTCCAGGTCTATGGCATCGATCGCATATGGGTGGTGCGTCCGCCGTTGATTTTGTGCTGTCTGGCCGGCCTGTGCGTGCAGTCCGGTCTGGTCGCGCTGAAAACCGGTGCCGACGAGCGATTGTTGCTGGAAAGGATGCTCCGCGGCGAGGCTCGGCAATATCGTATCGAGCGCGAGAGCATGGACCTGATCAATATGAAAGCTCATGATTTGAAGCACCAGATTGCCAGAATCCGTGCCCACGGTTCCACCGATGACGCCGAACTGGACAATATCGAGGCGCTGGTCGCACGTTACGAAAACCAATTCGACACCGGAAACAGGGATCTTGACTTGGTCTTGGGTCAAAAGCAGCTGTTGTGCAAGCAAAGTGACATCAACCTGACCGTTATCGCCCAGGGAGAGGCGGTCTCATTCCTGCAACCGGCGGATTTGTCATCGTTGTTCGGCAATCTGCTCGACAATGCCATCGAGCATGAGCGCACGGTCTCGCCGGCTTCCAGGCGCAGCATCGCGGTGTCGATTCGCGCAAAAGGTGCCATGGACAGCGTCAGTGTGGAGAATTATGCGCCGGATGTGAAGAATCAGAAAACGTGGGTCGAGGGCTTGCCTCACACCACAAAAGGCGACATTGACAACCACGGCTTCGGATTGCGCAGTGTGCGCTATCTGGTCAGAAAATATGACGGAACATTGCAATTGGGAGTAAGTCATGATTGCTTCGTGGCCAATATCCTGTTCCCCTCCCAATCCAATCTTGTGAAGAAATGA
- a CDS encoding glycoside hydrolase family 3 protein — translation MAKQRTSGGLRVAIAVVSSLLALAVGMASGASTYSAYVITALGGSPYKITGTNGAKPISYARDNGMSLNAWKKQSDSLVQEVAGEGITLLKNDNAALPLAHGAKVTLFGRSSTDLVLGGTGAGTVDPTKAIDLKQAMEGEGFAVNPTLWNFYKKYSGKPGYIRSNGTFLGALPKDIHVAEPPVSDYTDAVKQSYGQYDDAAVVVLSRVGGEGSDMPTAKFGDGSQYMKLQDQEKALLRQIQQSGKFHKIIALINTSNAMELGWLQGREYGIDAALWVGGLGQSGSRAIARALDGAINPSGHLVDTYASNSFSSPAMQNFGDFTYTNAGKIVKQMNPAAMATKYVVYREGIYVGYRYYETRYADTVTDPKGTNAVSAAGASDGKAWNYDNEVVYPFGYGLSYGSSDGKPFDQRIVDSHADADGATATVQVTNTGKVAGKSVVQLYAQQPYVKKGIEKSAIQLVGFGKTGELKPGQSQSVTIKAKPADYASYDYQGAKTFVLDPGSYRFAVGDSAHDALNNVLAASGSSVSNGMDAPGVASKVFSWNNQSLIKLGKSYSGKSVTNRFDKASLEGYGKQAGYLTRADWNTFPKPYTGLEATDAMIANLNADGTYKPGSSDVSSVVTKQKNGLTFAQMSGAKFNDKRWNKLIDQMSADDLVTLVMRSGQVAVPSISYPALFMKDGPAGENVRKYLADGTTPTGYCSETVMASTFNHELARRVGKAMGEDWIRTGTSGAYAPAMNIHRTPYGGRNFEYYSEDGLMAGDMACETVEGLQSRGIVAFVKHFMMNEQETNRQGVSTFANEQSIRELYLKAFEKPFTQGHAKAAMGSFNRIGCTWAGAFSPLLKDVVRGEWGSTAIIDTDMAVIPPLQSIGAGLQNGNSMWATSATTFHDAALPKAKKDAKMLANLKEASHYILFNFANSIGVNGLSSTSRVVKVTPYWLVIAYVVIAVLALADVILAVFMVRKRFEASVTIIEKESEHEGK, via the coding sequence ATGGCAAAACAACGGACAAGCGGCGGGCTACGTGTCGCGATCGCTGTGGTCAGCTCGCTGCTGGCATTGGCGGTCGGCATGGCATCTGGCGCCTCGACCTATAGCGCTTATGTCATCACTGCGCTTGGTGGTTCGCCCTATAAAATCACTGGTACCAACGGTGCCAAACCAATCAGTTATGCGCGCGACAACGGTATGTCGCTCAACGCTTGGAAGAAGCAATCCGATTCCTTGGTCCAGGAGGTTGCAGGGGAAGGCATAACCTTGCTCAAGAACGACAACGCGGCGTTGCCACTGGCCCATGGGGCGAAAGTGACGTTGTTCGGTCGTTCCTCGACCGACCTTGTCCTCGGCGGCACTGGTGCCGGAACCGTTGACCCGACCAAGGCCATCGACCTCAAGCAGGCCATGGAGGGTGAAGGGTTCGCGGTGAACCCCACTCTCTGGAATTTTTATAAGAAATACAGCGGGAAGCCTGGCTATATCCGTTCGAACGGGACGTTTTTGGGTGCCCTTCCGAAAGATATCCACGTTGCGGAGCCTCCTGTTTCCGACTACACGGATGCCGTCAAACAGTCTTATGGACAGTATGACGATGCGGCTGTTGTGGTGCTCTCACGAGTAGGCGGGGAGGGCAGCGACATGCCGACCGCGAAGTTCGGTGACGGCTCGCAATACATGAAGCTGCAGGATCAGGAGAAGGCTCTACTTCGCCAGATTCAGCAAAGCGGCAAATTCCATAAGATTATTGCCCTGATCAACACATCGAACGCCATGGAACTCGGCTGGTTGCAGGGCCGTGAATACGGCATCGACGCCGCGCTCTGGGTCGGCGGCTTGGGACAGAGCGGATCGCGTGCCATCGCGCGTGCGCTTGATGGCGCGATCAATCCTTCCGGCCACTTGGTGGACACTTACGCGTCCAATTCGTTCTCGTCGCCGGCGATGCAGAATTTCGGTGATTTCACTTATACCAATGCCGGCAAAATCGTCAAGCAGATGAATCCTGCGGCCATGGCCACGAAATATGTGGTGTATCGGGAAGGCATTTACGTCGGGTATCGGTATTACGAAACGCGTTATGCCGATACGGTCACCGATCCAAAAGGCACGAATGCCGTTTCGGCAGCCGGAGCCAGTGACGGCAAAGCTTGGAATTACGATAACGAGGTCGTCTATCCGTTCGGATACGGCCTGAGCTACGGTTCGTCGGATGGGAAGCCGTTCGACCAACGCATCGTCGATTCCCACGCGGATGCCGACGGAGCCACGGCCACAGTGCAAGTCACCAACACAGGCAAGGTTGCAGGCAAAAGCGTCGTGCAGCTTTACGCTCAGCAACCATACGTCAAAAAAGGTATTGAGAAATCCGCCATCCAACTGGTCGGATTCGGCAAGACCGGAGAACTTAAGCCCGGCCAAAGCCAGAGCGTGACCATCAAAGCCAAGCCCGCCGATTATGCCTCTTACGATTACCAAGGTGCCAAAACCTTTGTGCTCGATCCCGGCAGCTATCGTTTCGCGGTGGGCGACAGTGCGCATGATGCCCTCAACAACGTGCTTGCGGCATCCGGCAGCTCAGTCTCCAATGGCATGGATGCACCCGGAGTGGCCAGCAAGGTGTTCTCATGGAACAACCAAAGCCTGATCAAGCTCGGCAAATCCTATTCGGGTAAATCCGTCACCAACAGGTTTGACAAGGCCTCGCTGGAGGGCTATGGCAAGCAGGCGGGTTATTTGACCCGTGCCGACTGGAACACGTTCCCCAAGCCGTATACCGGTCTTGAAGCGACCGATGCCATGATCGCCAACCTCAATGCCGATGGCACCTACAAGCCCGGATCTTCGGATGTCTCGTCAGTGGTCACCAAGCAAAAGAACGGGCTGACGTTTGCGCAGATGTCCGGCGCGAAATTCAACGATAAGCGCTGGAACAAGCTCATCGATCAGATGAGCGCGGACGATCTGGTCACTTTGGTGATGAGGTCCGGCCAGGTGGCTGTGCCTTCGATTTCCTACCCGGCGCTGTTCATGAAGGACGGTCCTGCCGGAGAGAATGTACGTAAGTACCTTGCCGACGGCACGACTCCTACCGGTTACTGCAGCGAGACGGTTATGGCCTCGACGTTCAACCACGAGCTCGCTCGTCGTGTCGGCAAGGCCATGGGCGAGGATTGGATACGTACCGGTACCTCGGGTGCATACGCGCCTGCCATGAATATTCATCGCACCCCCTATGGAGGCCGGAATTTCGAATACTATTCCGAAGACGGACTGATGGCCGGGGATATGGCCTGTGAGACCGTTGAGGGCCTGCAATCCCGCGGTATCGTGGCGTTTGTCAAGCATTTCATGATGAACGAGCAGGAAACTAACCGGCAGGGTGTCAGCACGTTCGCCAATGAACAGTCGATTCGTGAACTGTATCTCAAGGCATTCGAGAAGCCGTTCACGCAGGGGCACGCCAAGGCTGCGATGGGATCGTTCAACAGGATCGGCTGCACTTGGGCGGGAGCGTTCTCGCCGCTGCTCAAAGACGTGGTACGTGGCGAATGGGGTTCCACCGCCATCATCGACACGGACATGGCCGTCATTCCTCCGCTGCAAAGTATCGGTGCCGGTCTTCAAAACGGCAACAGCATGTGGGCGACTTCGGCCACGACCTTCCATGACGCTGCACTGCCAAAGGCCAAAAAGGATGCCAAGATGCTGGCGAATCTCAAAGAGGCAAGCCATTACATCCTCTTCAATTTTGCCAACAGTATCGGTGTCAATGGCCTGTCGTCGACGTCCCGTGTCGTCAAGGTCACGCCTTACTGGCTGGTTATCGCCTACGTCGTCATTGCTGTGTTGGCCTTGGCTGATGTGATTTTGGCCGTGTTCATGGTTCGGAAGCGTTTCGAGGCGTCCGTCACCATCATCGAGAAGGAGTCTGAACATGAAGGTAAGTAA
- a CDS encoding alpha-L-rhamnosidase → MVMLSIDRLAVENLEHGCVSDNEHPRMSFSTSSDVPGERIAQATLSVNGWTHTGTEQIAIPYQGEPLQPFTVYPVTLEVTDASGNHASAATTFETGRLGTPWKGSWISDPNYHFTAKKVSPTPMVFRKRLAPKQQHIKRARLYATAMGIYEFSIDGHRVGDQYFVPGFTSYATNLQYQTYDVTDLFKADGDVDENGTHTLMATVAGGWAVGSFVFTRKNRISADRQALLAELRLDFEDGTSETIATDESWEVCESGPYRMADIYDGETYDATMELGPDGQHGTQWHPAAVETLRHSPSITADYGSPVRAHEIFDPVSRTKGPDGETIYDMGQNFAGVVRLHIRKAHQGQRIIVRHAEILNTKGGLNTTFLRTAKATATYTCVDGEQTYMPHFTYMGFRYVSIEGIDPADIDVEGMALYSDLRRIGDFECSDARLNQLQDNIVWGAKSNLMDIPTDCPQRDERMGWTGDIAVFAPIACANFDMERFLEKWLRDVKAEQHRGGGIPNTVPAQGYGFPATMPTMAIDWWGDACVLVPWVLYQANGDATVLETMYPVMKKYVKACRFWAGLVGFGRQRYIWHTPSSLHFGDWVAPDVPKMSQWQQRSKWTATASLNNTSRTLAKVAHVLGHQEDADRYNALADKVADAYCTLLSDGKGRMKSEFQTAYVLPLYLHMFPRRLQATAAANLARLVKSNGYRIGTGFPGTPYILFALADNGQVDTAYRMLLNTSCPSWLYEVKMGATTIWERWDGLDENGECPIGDDGTDLMISYNHYASGAVGDFMYRRIAGIEPIEAGYRRFAVHPVPGGGLTYAQAQFTTPYGTIHVEWHIDEADAETSGENANNEHQQQFTIELDVPMGTSALVTLPDESSRNAESGHHRFSCGLTDETAEEITEQATDAVPAAAATQPENQQPRD, encoded by the coding sequence ATGGTCATGCTTTCGATTGACAGGCTGGCTGTGGAAAACCTTGAGCACGGCTGCGTGAGTGACAACGAGCACCCACGGATGTCATTCAGCACCAGCAGCGACGTTCCCGGCGAGCGCATCGCACAGGCGACGTTGAGCGTCAACGGCTGGACACACACCGGCACGGAGCAGATTGCCATCCCTTACCAAGGCGAGCCTTTGCAGCCTTTCACTGTTTATCCGGTCACGCTTGAGGTCACCGATGCAAGCGGCAATCATGCGAGCGCCGCCACCACCTTCGAAACCGGACGCCTCGGCACCCCTTGGAAGGGCTCGTGGATCAGCGATCCAAACTATCATTTCACCGCCAAAAAAGTTTCGCCGACGCCGATGGTCTTCCGCAAACGTCTCGCACCGAAGCAACAACACATCAAGCGGGCCAGGCTTTACGCCACAGCCATGGGCATCTATGAATTTTCGATAGACGGGCATCGGGTCGGTGACCAATACTTCGTTCCCGGTTTCACTTCCTACGCCACCAATCTGCAATACCAGACATACGATGTGACCGACCTGTTCAAGGCCGATGGCGACGTAGACGAAAACGGTACACACACCCTCATGGCCACGGTGGCCGGCGGATGGGCCGTGGGTTCATTCGTCTTCACCCGCAAGAACCGCATCAGCGCCGACCGACAGGCCCTACTGGCCGAATTACGTCTCGATTTCGAAGACGGCACCAGCGAAACCATCGCCACCGACGAATCCTGGGAGGTCTGCGAATCAGGGCCATACCGCATGGCCGACATCTACGACGGCGAGACCTACGATGCCACCATGGAGCTCGGCCCGGACGGGCAACACGGCACGCAATGGCATCCGGCAGCCGTCGAGACTCTGCGCCATAGCCCCAGCATCACCGCCGATTACGGTTCTCCCGTCCGTGCCCATGAGATATTCGACCCCGTCAGCCGCACGAAAGGCCCTGACGGCGAAACCATCTATGATATGGGCCAGAACTTCGCAGGCGTGGTCCGCCTGCATATCCGCAAGGCACACCAAGGGCAACGCATCATCGTCCGGCACGCGGAAATCCTCAACACCAAAGGCGGCCTGAACACGACGTTCCTGCGCACCGCCAAAGCCACAGCCACCTATACCTGCGTCGACGGCGAGCAGACCTATATGCCACATTTCACCTATATGGGCTTCCGTTATGTCAGCATCGAGGGCATCGATCCCGCCGACATCGACGTGGAAGGCATGGCACTCTATTCCGATCTGAGGCGAATCGGCGATTTCGAATGCAGCGATGCCAGACTCAACCAGTTGCAAGACAATATCGTATGGGGCGCGAAATCGAATCTGATGGACATCCCCACCGACTGCCCGCAACGCGACGAACGAATGGGATGGACGGGCGACATCGCGGTCTTCGCCCCCATCGCCTGCGCCAATTTCGACATGGAACGTTTTCTGGAGAAATGGCTTCGTGACGTCAAGGCCGAACAGCACAGGGGCGGCGGCATCCCCAACACCGTGCCGGCGCAGGGATATGGCTTCCCGGCGACCATGCCCACCATGGCCATCGACTGGTGGGGCGATGCCTGTGTATTGGTGCCATGGGTGCTTTACCAGGCCAACGGCGATGCCACGGTGCTCGAAACGATGTATCCAGTCATGAAAAAGTATGTGAAAGCCTGCCGTTTCTGGGCCGGTCTGGTTGGCTTCGGCCGTCAACGCTATATCTGGCACACCCCGTCCTCCCTGCATTTCGGCGATTGGGTGGCGCCGGACGTGCCGAAGATGAGCCAATGGCAGCAGCGCAGCAAGTGGACAGCCACCGCGAGCCTCAACAACACCAGCCGAACCTTGGCAAAAGTGGCGCATGTGCTCGGCCATCAAGAAGATGCCGACCGGTACAACGCACTGGCCGACAAGGTGGCCGACGCCTATTGCACACTGCTGAGCGACGGCAAAGGGCGCATGAAGTCGGAGTTCCAGACCGCCTATGTTCTGCCGCTATATCTGCATATGTTCCCGCGCAGGCTGCAGGCCACGGCCGCCGCCAATCTGGCACGCCTGGTGAAAAGCAACGGCTACCGCATCGGCACCGGCTTCCCTGGAACGCCATATATCCTTTTCGCGCTTGCCGACAACGGCCAGGTCGACACCGCTTACCGGATGCTGCTCAACACCTCATGCCCCTCATGGCTCTATGAAGTCAAAATGGGGGCGACCACCATCTGGGAACGTTGGGACGGGCTCGACGAAAACGGCGAATGCCCCATCGGCGACGACGGCACCGACCTGATGATCTCCTACAACCACTATGCCTCCGGAGCCGTCGGGGACTTCATGTACCGCCGCATCGCCGGCATCGAGCCGATTGAGGCGGGCTACCGACGTTTTGCCGTCCATCCGGTGCCCGGAGGCGGCCTGACCTACGCACAGGCCCAGTTCACCACGCCTTACGGCACCATCCACGTCGAATGGCATATCGATGAAGCCGATGCTGAGACCAGCGGCGAGAACGCCAACAACGAACACCAGCAGCAATTCACCATCGAACTTGACGTCCCGATGGGCACCTCGGCCTTGGTAACCCTGCCGGACGAATCAAGCAGGAACGCCGAATCAGGGCATCATCGCTTCAGCTGCGGTTTGACAGACGAAACCGCTGAAGAAATCACCGAACAGGCAACCGATGCCGTACCTGCCGCTGCCGCAACACAGCCCGAAAACCAACAGCCACGAGACTAA
- a CDS encoding LytTR family DNA-binding domain-containing protein, with the protein MMITVALIEDDATAMRHLRDSIERFQNSGKSQGTEFNIAEFNEPTSFLDPYRGSYDIVFMDIEMPNMNGMEAARRLRQIDPHTIIIFVTNMAQFAAKGYEVDALAYIIKPFTYNDFEQKLERAVDLCRRKSESFAITQRGEMKIVLLSDLAYIEVKGHTLVFHTDQEELIGSGSLQEVQAKLEGKGFLRSGKSYLVNQRFIKEIHRSEIFMSDGSILPIGRSYHKTFLTQLAQSLGSDHVL; encoded by the coding sequence ATGATGATAACCGTTGCGCTGATCGAAGATGACGCAACCGCCATGCGCCATTTGCGTGATTCCATCGAACGTTTCCAAAACAGCGGGAAATCACAAGGAACCGAATTCAACATCGCCGAATTCAACGAGCCCACGTCGTTCCTCGACCCATATCGCGGCAGCTACGATATCGTGTTCATGGACATCGAGATGCCCAATATGAACGGCATGGAAGCGGCGCGGCGCCTTCGGCAAATCGACCCGCACACCATCATCATCTTCGTGACCAACATGGCCCAGTTCGCCGCAAAAGGCTACGAGGTCGACGCACTGGCCTACATCATCAAGCCCTTCACCTACAACGATTTCGAGCAGAAACTTGAACGCGCGGTCGACCTTTGCCGCAGGAAGTCGGAATCCTTCGCCATCACGCAACGCGGCGAAATGAAAATAGTATTGCTAAGCGACCTGGCCTACATCGAGGTCAAAGGCCACACCCTCGTCTTTCACACCGATCAGGAAGAGCTCATCGGATCGGGCAGCTTGCAAGAGGTGCAGGCCAAACTGGAGGGCAAGGGGTTTCTCAGAAGCGGCAAATCGTATCTGGTCAACCAACGATTCATCAAGGAGATACACCGCTCAGAAATCTTCATGTCCGATGGCTCCATACTGCCTATCGGCCGTTCGTACCATAAGACGTTTCTGACACAGCTGGCGCAAAGTCTGGGCAGCGATCATGTGCTCTGA